The DNA segment TGGTGGCTGAACGAGCAGCCGATTTTGCTGAACTGGCAATCGCCGGTCGCAGCCACAACGTACCCGCGCAAGTCACCACGATCGGCAAGCGAATTGCGTCGATCGGCGAAGAACTTCTGGCCGGCTTGGGACGCATCGAAGACTTGCTGGCCCGGTATCCGCTGCGTGGCATCAAGGGCCCCGTCGGAACCCAACAAGACATGCTAGACCTGTTTGAAGGCGACGCATCGAAACTCGCATCGCTTGACCAGCGCATCGCCAAACGGTTGGAATTCGGCAGCTACTTTGATTCCGTCGGACAGGTCTATCCCCGATCACTGGATTTCGATGTTGTCACATCGCTGGCTCAGCTTTCATCAGGCCCCGCCAACTTCGCACGCACACTGCGATTGATGGCGGGAGCCGAACTGGCTACCGAAGGATTCAAGCCCGGCCAAGTTGGCTCGTCCGCGATGCCGCACAAAATGAATGCACGTTCGGCTGAACGAATCGATGGTTTTTCAGTGATTCTTCGCGGCTACGTAGCGATGGTCGGCGGATTGATCGGTGACCAATGGAACGAAGGTGATGTCAGTTGCAGTGTGGTCCGCCGCGTTGCCATTCCAGATGCGTTCTTGGCGATCGATGGGCAAATGGAAACGTTCCTAACCGTGCTGGTCGATTTCGGCGTCTACCCCGCCGTGATTGGTCGAGAAATGAAACGCTACTTGCCGTTTCTGGCGACCACCAAGATTCTGGTTGCGGCAATCAAGGCAGGTGTCGGCCGCGAAACGGCACACGAAGCCATCAAAGAACATGCCGTCGCTGCAGCGTTAGCAATGCGAGAACAAGGCGGCGACGAAAACGACTTGATCGATCGATTGGCAGCTGACGCAAGAATCCCAATGGATCATGCGACGCTGACAGCTGCGATTGGTGCCCCCGCCGAATTTGTCGGCAACGCGCCCGCACAAGTCGCGACCGTCGTTGCCAAGATTGAATCGATCGTCAAGCAACATCCCAATGCGGCAAAGTATCGCGCGGGTGCGATTCTGTAATTGGTGGCGAAATTCGCTCTAAATTTATTCCACTCGGTTCGGTTCGTGAGTTTCGAACCGAGTCAGGCGGCTCTGCCGAATCGCTTTCATCGTCTTGCAAGCACGATCGTAAAGCACCTTTTGCGATCGAAACTTTTCATCACCAGGCTCGGTACGTTTGTAAGCACCGTTGGACTGCATGACCCATACATTAGTCGTGTCCTTGAAATAGGTCCCCAGCATTTCCTGTAGCTTCTTTCGACAATCTTCATCATCAACGGGCACCAACAACTCGACACGTCGATCCAAGTTGCGAGGCATCCAGTCGGCACTACTGATGTACAGTTCGTGATCGCCCCCGTGACGAAACATGATTACTCGCGCGTGTTCCAAATAACGGTCAACGATCGAAACCACCTTGATCGAATCGCTCAGCCCTTTTACGCCCGGTTTCAAACAGCAGACACCTCGAATATTCAGCAAAATTTTCACGCCGGCTTGGCTGGCTCGATACAGCGAATCAATGATTTGTGTATCAACCAACGCGTTGAGCTTCGCGATAATTTCGCCTCGCTGACCGGATTGAGCACGCAGCGTTTCGCTTTCGATTAGTTCAATCAAACGGCTACGCAGGGTCATGGGGGCCGACGCCAGATGTTGTAACTGCTGAGGCTGGCTCGCACCGGTCACACAGTTAAAGAACGAAGTTGCATCAATGCCCAGCTCTTCATTGCACGTCAACAATGACACGTCACCATACAAATTGGCAGTGACTTCGTTGTAATTTCCGGTCCCAAAGTGCATGTATCGCACGATCCCTTGCGGCTCGCGACGAACAATGATGCATACTTTGGCGTGCGTTTTCAGGCCCCGTATGCCATAGATCACTTGCACCCCTGCCTGTTCCATCTCGCGTGCCCATTCGATGTTTCGGGCTTCGTCGAACCGGGCTTTCAATTCCACA comes from the Rubripirellula reticaptiva genome and includes:
- the purB gene encoding adenylosuccinate lyase, translated to MSVNLPNVLASRYASEAMVKIWSPAGKVVLEREFWISVMEAQSDLGVPIPPGVIDAYRAVIENVDLESIDARERVTKHDVKARIEEFNALAGHEHIHKGMTSRDLTENVEQLQIRTALLLVRDRTIAALGLVAERAADFAELAIAGRSHNVPAQVTTIGKRIASIGEELLAGLGRIEDLLARYPLRGIKGPVGTQQDMLDLFEGDASKLASLDQRIAKRLEFGSYFDSVGQVYPRSLDFDVVTSLAQLSSGPANFARTLRLMAGAELATEGFKPGQVGSSAMPHKMNARSAERIDGFSVILRGYVAMVGGLIGDQWNEGDVSCSVVRRVAIPDAFLAIDGQMETFLTVLVDFGVYPAVIGREMKRYLPFLATTKILVAAIKAGVGRETAHEAIKEHAVAAALAMREQGGDENDLIDRLAADARIPMDHATLTAAIGAPAEFVGNAPAQVATVVAKIESIVKQHPNAAKYRAGAIL